TCTATTTGTTTTGCTTAACATCACCTTTAAAGTATTCACGAAAGGGGGGACAAACAGAGTCACTCTGATTGCCGAAATTATTATTCAACCAACTCAAACTGCCATCATGGTGTACACACATTTTAGAGGGAGTGGTTATCCTTCGCGTGACCATCCACAAACTTCATAGGAAGAAAATGAATGGTTTTATGTTTAAGATAGATTTCGAGAAAACTTATGATAAACTAAATTGGTCCTTCTTGCAGCAAGCGTTGCCTACGAATAGATTTGACCCAAAGTGGTGCGAGTGGATCCAACAATATATTAAGAAAGGGAGTTAATAAAGACAAAGGTCGTTATTTTCAATCAAAGAAAGGTCTTAGACGGGGTGATCATCTATCACCTATACTTTTTAACATAGTCGCGGATATGCTAGCAATTTTAATTTAGAGGGTGACCCAGGACAGTCATGTAGGGGGGCTTATTCCACATCTAGTTGATGGCGGGGTGTCTATCCTACAATATGTCTGAagatagcccaacgagcttggaggatgccaaacgcACACTCGACATCTTTTCGGGTTGCCTcctgctctttggcaaaccttgcctcctgctctgagttgggttttcgaattgtcttcacgagtgtagcccaaggtggatagataccatcagcaaggtagtaccccttggtgtagtggtggccattgatctcaaaatccacatcaggggactgaccgtacgctagcctatcaaacaccggagGGCATTATTTGGAGGATTGGGGATGGTACCAAGATACACATATGGGATGATCCGTGGCTTCCGAGCGGTGTGACACGCAGGACATCCACACATAAGGGCGACTGTACTTTGGAATTTGTGTATGAGTTGATAGATGCAAATGCATTTGAGTGGAGAACAAATCTCATTAACTTATACTTCAAaccataggatgttccgattatcttGAGCATTCCAATTCGGGAACATACAGAAGATTTTCTAGCCTGGCATTTTGACACACGGGGCATTTTTTCAGTCAAATCAGCTTACAAGATCCATGTGGAGATGGAGGCTTTGGTGAAGCAAACATGAGAAGGTTCGGAGTCTACCCCACTAAATCAAGAGATTTTAAAGCAAATTTGGAAAGTACAATGCCCTCCCAAGGTCCATCATTTTCTCTGGAGACTAGCTCACAACAAGTCAATCCGTTTCTCTGTGGAAGCCATTTACAAATTTAATATTGAATTCTGTTGTCATTTGtaattcctgtggcaaccaaacaagtgtccatttctggaattacaatgtaaatgtattcatttcaaaatgctatAAATGAAAGGTTATAAAGACCACATTAGAGTTGATGCGTGCGCTTTACTTTGGACTATATGGAAAAGGCGAACTTtatctttaacaaaaaaaaaatcctatCATTTTTGCAGGTTATTTTTTGGCTACGCATTGGATCCATATGTGATCCTATCTCAGCCGGTGGAGGGTCTTCAGGCCATTGAGTTTAGGTGTAACCATTTGGTAATGGTGGCATGAAATTTCTACAGCCGATGCGGTTGACCTGCTAATCGAAGATTGAAATGATAGTGCCAAGTACTTTTTAGATGGTTGGTTCCTGTGGAGACTTTACGTGATCCGTGACATCAATTGATGCATGTGCTGAATTTGTTTCCGGTGCGAGTGAGCAATCCAAATGTGCTGTTAGCTAGTGCGTCACACATTGGACGCTTCAACCAATTTGATTTGGACTAGACCTACATAACGGGATTGCTGGCTCGAGATAAACCTCTCAATATTTAAGCCATTTCGCTTGATTTGGTTCCTGTGTGTATCACACATGATTGCTGCCGGTCCCTAGACTGTAGTAGTCCAGGGAGGTCCAGCACGATGCGGGGCTCAAGCTCAACTGCATCTATTATTAATTCGCGCCTCTGATCACACCACCACCACAGCATTCTTCACTGATAGTGTGCGACGAACGATGGCCCGACCACGATGCGGGGCTGTATGCATCCTGCTCGCCGTCGTTTtcgcagcggcagcggcagcggcggaggAAACAGAGAGGCAGTCCTCATACATTGTGCACGTCGCGCACAAGCACGCGCCGCTGCTGCCAGGCCGCGGCGGACTGGTAGCCACCGGAGCGTACGGCTCGTTCCTGCGTGACCACATCCCCGTGCACATGTCCGTCCCGGCGCCGAGGGTGCTCTACTCCTACTCCCACGCGGCGACGGGCTTCGCGGCGCGCCTCACGGGACGCCAGGCCGCGCGCCTAGCGTCCCAGCGTTCCGTCCTCGCCGTCGTTCCCGACGCGACGCTTCAGCTGCACACCACGCTGACGCCGTCCTTCCTCGGCCTCTCGGCTTCGTCCGGCTTGCTCCCGGCGTCCAACGGCGCCACGGACGTCGTCATTGGCGTCATGGACTCCGGCGTGTACCCCATCGACCGCGACTCGTTCGCGGCGGACCCGTCCCTGCCGCCGCTGCCGCACGGAAagttccgagggagctgcgtcTCGGCTCCATCGTTCAATGCCTCCGCGTACTGCAACGGCAAGCTCGTCGGCGCCAAGGCTTTCTACGAGGGTTACGAGCTTCAACTTGGTCGCCTGATCAACGAGACGGAGGAGTCGAGGTCACCGCTGGACACCAACGGCCATGGCACGCAcaccgcctccacggccgccggATCCGCCGTCGCGGACGCGGCCTTGTACGGCTACGCCAAAGGGAAAGCCGTGGGCATGGCCCCGGGCTCGCGCATCGCGTCCTACAAGGTGTGCTGGAAATACGGGTGCATGACCTCTGACGTCCTTGCCGCGTTTGACGAGGCCATCGCCGACGGGGTGGACGTCATCTCCATTTCGCTCGGCTCCACAGGCTCGGCAGAGTCGTTTGATATGGATAGCATCGCCGTTGGCGCCTTCAGCGCCGTCCGCAAGGGCATCCTAGTCTCGGCCTCCGCGGGAAACTCCGGTCCCGGCGAGTCTACTGCCCGCAATGTGGCGCCGTGGTTGCTCACAGTCGGCGCGTCAACCGTCAACCGCCGGTTCGCAGCGGACGTGGTTCTCGGCAACGGCGATACATTTCCAGGCTCTTCCTTGTACGCCGGCCCCCCGCTTGGCGCAACCAAGGTACCGCTGATATACGGCCGGACCGTCGGCTCAAAGACCTGTGAAGCCGGGAAGCTGAACGCCAGCCTGGTCGCCGGGAAGATCGTTCTATGCGACCCCGGCGTGAATTTCAAGCAAGGGGACGCTGTGAAACTCGCTGGCGGCGTGGGAGCCATCTTCACGAGCGCGAAAGAGATGGGCGAGCAGGCGTTCGGCAGCCCCCAAATCCTCCCCGCTACAGCCGTCACCTTCGCCGCCGCTAAGAAGATTCAGAAATACATAAGCAAGAATACATCCCCCATGGCGACGATCGTGTTCCAGGGCACCGTCATCGGTGGCCCGACACCTCCTTCCCCTAGAATGGCGTCCTTCTCGAGCCGCGGGCCAAACGTCCTCGCGCCGGAGATCCTCAAGCCGGACATCACCGCCCCCGGCGTGGAAATCCTCGCTGCTTGGACCGGCGCCAGCTCGCCTTCGGGCCTCGAGTGGGACACGAGGCGAGTGCAATACAACATCGTGTCAGGGACGTCCATGTCATGCCCGCACGTGAGCGGCATCGCGGCGTTGCTCCGGCAGGCCAGGCCGGAGTGGAGCCCCGCCGCCATTAAGTCTGCGCTGATGACCACCGCGTACAACTTAGACAGCACCGGCGGTCTCATCGGCGACACGTCCACCGGCAAGGCGTCCACGCCGTTCGGGCGCGGGGCGGGACACGTGGACCCCAACCGCGCCGTCGACCCAGGCCTGGTGTACGACGCCGGCGCTGAGGACTACATCACCTTCTTGTGTGCGCTCGGCTACACCGATGATCAGGTAGCCATCTTCACGAGGGATGGACCGGCGACCAACTGCTCCGCACACGCGGGCTCCTCCGTCGGCGACCACAACTACCCGGCCTTCGCGGCGGTGTTCGGCTCGATAAAACACAAGGTCATCACACAGCGCCGTGTGGTGCGCAATGTCGGCGGAAACACCAAGGCCACCTATAATGCCATGGTCACCAGCCCCGCCGGCGTGCGCGTCACGCTGAATCCGCGAAAGCTACGGTTCAGCGTGACCAAAGAGACGCAGGAGTACGAAATCACCTTCACGCGAGCTGCCGGGAGCATCAAGGAGGCCTACACTTTCGGGTCGATCGTGTGGAGCGACGGCGAGCACACGGTGACGAGCCCCATCACCATAACTTGGCCGTCGACGAGCAAAATAGCGGAGATATGATGTGGGTTGGTTTTGCAGTTGCTTGCTGGGTGTGTCCCCTGACTGCCCTAAAGTTGCAGAGATATGATGTACCAGACATGAGAATTACTAGATATGTGAGATTTCAGAATTCACACCCTAGGAGAACCAAGCACTGACTTAACGGCCTGAGCTCACCACTGTGAGCTCGCCCCACCCATGGTTCGAGCTGCAGGTGCGATATTCGGCCCAAGCTTCGCCACTGCCGCTTTGGTGAAACGTTTCAGAATTCACACCAGGGAAACAAAGGAGATGAATGAACTTGTAGTGGTGAACATCATGATGGTGGCGAAGTCAAGATCCAAGGTGATCAAAATGACGATAGACTCGATGGTGTATATAGTCTAGTCACTAACCGACTCATAAGCATAATGATGATAACTTAAAAGTCATAAGCTGCAAATAAATTGTACCAGACATGAGTCCAGGGAGCCTCCTCCTTGACCGATCTATGAAATAAGGCCTTCGTCATCTCCCTCGAGCTTCTCTTGGCGCCTCTTCTTTCGCTCCTGGCCGGCCTTGGTGGTGAGGGGGATTGGACGAAGTCGTCGTCAAGGGCTTGATCTGGAGGTGAAAGGGGCTGAGTGCCTCTCTGGTGCTCTGGCGCGGCACCAGGCGGCCCTTCACTGGCGGCCTCCCTCCAAATCCATGGGGGATTTTGGACTGGAGCTCGTCGATGGCTACGCCCTTCGATAAGGTGCCTAGGAGTCATCAGCTGTCGAGAAGGTTGCCTCCTTGCCTCCATGGTGGCGGGGGAGGTGGGTGCGGAGGCGAACTGCTTGGTTTCTTCAGGCCTgaccggccgtggaggcgagggggCGGGAGGTGCCATGTAGTCCTGCTTCTTCTTCTACCTGATGACGTAGTACTCGTCACGgccgactctctctctctctctctcgcttgcTTAAGCCCCATGGTGGTGGCTTGGTTGCGGGAGTTGATCGATGGCGGTGACGGCTTTGATGAGGAGCTCCTCTCCGATGCTTTTTGGCGTCGGACTGAATGACAGTAGGGATGTCGCTCTGCTGCTCTACTCCGGCCAACGGTGTCTCATGTGCTTCATCTCCAAGTGGTTTGTCCCCGGAGATGGTGGCGCAGTCCGTTGTCCGAGCTCGatctggaggaggaagatggaggACTTGAtcgtgtttttctttttcttttggggTCCTTTCTGCTTAATTCCTAGACCCTTTTGTAATTCTGTATATCTTAGGGTCATCTTGTACTCCAGTTATTAATAGCAGCTTTGTTGGGTTTCCACCTGAAAGAATTTTTAAAAAAACCGGCCATGGGACGCCGGCATGCGCGGCCACATTGGATTGGTCTCAGGGGCCCACCTAGGCAGTGACCGAAAGCACACGCGTCCACGCCAATCAACTTACCTAATTGCACGACACCGACTTTGCCGAGAACTGACACTTTCCCACACGTCGACGATGGCTCTCCACACATGTGACGGCTCTCCTCCCCACGCTAGTGTAAATGATGCCATCGGTCTGTTCACCAACATCGCGTTCGCCCAGTCACCACACCATCGTCCTTGCATCGTCTCCCCTCCCCATTCCCAATTCCCAGCACCCACCGCGTAGGTTTTCGTGGCGTGCAACGATGGGAAGGCCGGGTGTAGCGGCAACCCCataaatgtttttttttttgaaacggaggcaaaacctttgcctcatccattaattaagaagaaaatGCCCAATATTTAGGAGAAAATTGGGCGAAAACCAACAACACACACTGGACACCATGGCCAGCCTGGCTACCCACACGGAGCACACACGCCATCGAGAAGAAAAGCCATCGATGAGGATGTCATCGAGCGTCATCGTCGTCACTCCTCCACGAGCCAGCGATTCCGACTTCACCTTAGACGACCGCCACCGAGACCCTCGCCACGAACGACACTGGAGCCAATGTGAGCCTATGCCAAACAGTCGACCCCCAAGCACGTCGAGGAGGAGGCAACTCCGACTTCAACCGTGACCTTCATAGGAGAAAGTTGCACTCCTTGCATCGACGCAAGCACCAATCAAGTGGCATCGTTGCCACAAGTCGCCTCGCAGCTTCGACTTCACCATCACGGCAGGGGTGACGAAGGACATGCCGCAACTCCCATCCGCTCACCATTGTCATCGTTGCCACACAGCCCAAGACGCCAACACCAACCATCTTCCACGGGTCCCTCCGACCAAAGCAGCTCCAAATTGATGCCCTCAAGAGGGGAGACGACACAAGAGCGCCGCCATCGACCGATCACGGCGGATCTAGGGATTACCCCGGAGCTTTTCCAGACAGGATGACACAACATCACCtcggcgatgccttcaagaaggaagcgacgcccgaagccgtcgccatcgccggcCTCGGCCAGCTGCAGCCGGCCAGCCACCGAGGACAAGGCATTAGCCCGGAGCTTATCACGCCATCCTGCTTCATGCTTCTGGCCAGAACACCTCCCTTCCCTcaaccaccatcaccatcacGGCCGCCACACCCGCCGCAGCCCTGGACTGCACCGCCGGCCGACCTCCGGGCGCCGGCAGAAGCACCACCGTGCGCCTCACGGCATGCCACTCTTTTAGGTGGAGAGGGTATCCAAGCTCACGACGCTCTATAGCGGGCCGTTGGACCAACACAACGACCCTAATGGTGTGACGTTGGGATATGGACATCATCCTCGCCCGCTACGGCTACGTGTCAGCATGTCCTGCCCAACGATGCACACTGGTTGATATCCCCATCCCCAAGCCTCCGCACTCTGTGTCGAGGTcttcatcgtcgtgttcctccgcatCGCGCACTTCATCCACCCCAATGCCTAGCACATCTGGTGTCACCTTTCTGAATGATGCTAGTCGCCCCGAAGTAGGAGAACGTTCCCCTCCTCGTCCccaagaaggagaaggaggcaactcctgccattgccgccAAAGAAGGTGAAGTCGTAGCTAGAGGATAAGTGGCTAAAGGATCTCCGACTGCAGGCAACACTACACGATCTAGACAATCCGACCAACTAGTCGGTGGTTAAGCATGCTCTTAGTGAATTGGTGGATGTTGTTCTGCTGGCGACTAAAGAGTTCAACAAATGGTGGTTGACGCGAGGTCATCGACCTAGCCGACAACGACGATGGTAGGAGCGAAAATAGTGGCCCGAATAGCCCAAGCAACCTCTCGTCGTCCTTTTGGGATGGCAATGACAACGACGACAATGGCGACAATGCAGACAATAGCGTCCTAGACCGGAGTGTGTCCGCAAGCAGCTCTAGGTTTTAGGCTGTTTCAAATTTTCCGTCCAGATTTTTATAAATTTCTAActatttgattttttttgttgGTATGTTTGAATTTTGCTTTTAACTTTTTTTTTTGGGTAGACTGTATTGGAGGGGCCGCTTTGGATATATGTCAACAATAGAGTGACATTGTGTTGGTGCCCCCAAAACGGCTTGTCAAATGCTGTTTTGGGCTTCTATTTGGGGTTGTCGGTGGAGATGATGTAACCTTGCACTTCGTGTTATTGTTGCTTGTAGTTTTGTGATGGAAAACGCTTTCGATCCGGCGACCGATCGCTTGCCAGCGATCGGTCGTCGTCTCTCGCTCCCGCGCGGACCTATATGGGCCTGGTTTTTCAGTCCAAACTGAAGTGTTGCTTTTTTTTAAGAAATGTACAGTGTTGTTTCCAGATTTGTAACAATTAGATAAAAAAAATTGTTGTAAACTCACACGACATAATTTGTCAGATTTTTCTAAGTGACATGTTACGAAAATGTGTGTTTCTTGATACGTCTTGTAAACGGATGACTTTTTTGTTGTAATTATTTGTGATTTTTGGTGTAATTGTTTTAGTCATGGACACTTTTTTTCGTAGAGATGTTGTATATGTTCGTTAGTTTTGTAATAAATGCGTATAAAAGTTATAGAGAAAGCATGTCAGAGATGTTGTAATATTTACCTGGACGTTTGCTATAAATTATTTTGTTGTAATCGCTAATAATTTTTGGTAAAAATAGctggtgatttttgttgtaatttgaTATTTATAAAATGTGTTATTTTCAATCAAATTTTCACAGCCACGAACACATGTTTTTTGTTGTTAtagcttttgattttttattgtaATTGTTGTCAATTTTTGTTGTAAACCAACCTATAGCAAAACAATTGTTGTTTAACCATTTTTTTTATAATACTATTTTGTttattttttgtaatttttttgttgtaatagtacATATTTTTTGTAAGCGAAGTGAGAGATTTTGTTGTAATACTTAGTATAACTTGTATCTGTCCTCGGGTGGCATTTGTGTTGTAAATATAGTGAAGGTCGGGTCCAAAGGGATATACCTTTCGCTTTAACCGGGAGAAGAATAGGACCGCAGGTTAAGTTTCAGAAAAACAGGGGGCAAAATGCAAATGTCGTACCGCGGTAGATTTCGGACGTCGGATCATGATCGTACCCGTAGCGTCCGCCTTTTGTGATGGGTACTTAGGGAGAAGAATAGGACCCCAGGTTAAGTTTCAGAACAACCGATTTTTGCCCTTCCCATCCGCCGACCGACCCGTAGCGTCCGCCTTTTGTGATGGGTACTTAGGGCTTCTCTGGTTGAGGGCATGCTTGGTTTGCAGAATTCTAcaaacataataaataaataaaacacaagaatatgatagaaatgcgcTTCAAAATATAGGATTGACATACACACACGAATTCAAAATATAGCATCCAGGTGTTGCACTCGCATGCATCTCCGTTCCAGCAAATAAAGGTAACATACCAAGCATGACCATACTCCCGTCGGTCGGGTATATTAGTATTCCTATAAATTATTAATTTACTTATTACGAAAAGTCTCTTTGCCTTCTGAGCACTAGTGAGCCCGTTGTTATAAAGAGTATAAAAAAATATATATTTACAAGTTTAATTTTTGTTTGAAAAGAAATCCTACCATAGCCAATGAAGTGAACTACAAGCATGCAAAATCGCAACGCGAAATTGTTTGTATTgcgggctacacaaaaatgaaaatTTCTGATAaaatttaaatatttttaaatatgcatactcaaatccACATGTTTGTCATTGTTGTGTAGCTTTGAATACAAAGTATTTAAAATTAATGTTTTGCACGTTTGTGGATACATGATTGGGTACATCCATATTTTTTTCAAATTATTTTGAAATTTGTAAATATGATTTCCGGATTTATTAAAATAATAGGATCTTGGTGCCCTGGAGCCAAAAAAAATTCCACTCATATATATTGAAAAAAATATATCACTATAAACTTGAGATGTGATTTATATTATATAGGTGAAGTTGATTCTTAGGGATAATGCAAAACTAATAAACCCAACCGAGGGAGTAAGTAATCACCCTTTGTTGTTATACACGCATGTCATGTTTAATTGATTGCATGCGGCTAGTACTTTGCTCGACCTAGAACTAGATAAATTCTATGACATCACTAAGTTTTATGTGCAATTCATGTGCACTGAGAAAAATATGTGTAATTGCACACATATGTGCAATTCTCATGTGCATGAATCACGATACAAATTTAACGGTACTAGAGTCGACTTAGAACTAACTTAATTGTGATCGACTAGAACTAGCAAAAGGGATATGATTAGTCAGAATAGAAGAAAAGTGTCCCAATAAAACATACATCAAATGTGAAAGCCCTAACCTGCAATACTGCAACCTAATCTGAAAGAATGTAACAGTGGGAGTAGGGATATGACACTAGAACTTTATCTTCACACAATCTTGTGAGCCCCAGTGCTCGCTTTGTTCCCCGGCAAACTGGACCTGCTTCTTGCACAGTGTGCAATAGCTGGCTTGGCACGACCAGCAGAAAATATATTTATCATCATCCTGAATGCATATGGCCACTGGTTAGATGCAATAGAGGCAAACTGGTGATCTGTAATGTGGAACAGAATGTTCCAGTCTGAAAAATGATGTGGTTCATTACCTTATAAATTTTTTGACGGCATTTTGGACATTTTATGGTACTGCCTACAGGTTGTTTTCCAGTACGTACGCGATTTCTTGTTTCTAACTGTTCCAGCAGCTTGCCCCAGTCTGTTGTGTCTTTTTCTTTATGATGAAAGAGGTCACATCTCCCGCTGCAGTTTGTTAAAACATGCATGCATAAAGATAAGTAAGCCTAGATTATGAACCTTTGTCTTTATTTATATAAAAGACCCTGCATAGTTCAGACTGCCAACCTGAAATGGGCATAGCTAGCGATGATAGCCTTGCCACAGCGGAAGCAGAATGTCTGACCACAGCTGCTACACACAACTTTGTTGCATCCGTCAGTTTTGCTGATGGTCATTTGACATTTTGGACATGATCTAGCATTGCTGTAAAGCAGTTTTACACTAATCATGTCCTCCACCATCCCCCGTGTGGCCATCTTGCCTGATgcctgcaaagataaaattgaagACGACAGATGTTCAGTAACCTGAAGTTATATTTCAGCAGTCAATATGACATGTAATGCCCCCAAGGAGGTGCCAAAAGCGTATGACACTCTACGAAGATCTATGAGAGATTTGCAGATCAAATGCATATTGGATATTTGAAAGATTTGGAAAGAAAACACCAGATATTTTATGAAGGTACACCGACCCCGACTACGAAAGTGAGGACCAATTGTGCGGTATAGCAACAGATGCAAGTTTCAAACATACAACATTAAAGATTTTAGATGTATTTCTACCTGCTGCCGCTGGAGCTTTTCTTCCAGAGTTAGACACAACTTTCCTGGATGGCGCGGGTCCTTGCACACCGAACAGAAAACAAAACAACATTTTGGGCATTGCGCATTGCTATCCTCGTCCTCCAAGCAACTGATTGCACACCTTGGACACTGGACCACGTCTGACATTGAGTCCAATGCCTTCTCAAGAGTAAGCTTATCCCAACGCTCAAATTCTTCCTTGCCCAGAAGCCTCTTTAGCAAATACGGCGGAATAGAAACATTGCACTTAGTATCAGGGCATACCAACTGAAAGAAAGTACCATCCTTCACATGCATCCTGCATAAGGTCTCCATGCACTTGACACAGAACAAGTGCTCGCACGGAAGCTTGATGAAGTTTGAACCTGATTTTTCCAAATGAAAGTTAGTCTACAAGGAGGATAAAATTCCATGGGCCCAATTGAATTTCCTAATATGCTTAATTAGAAGCCAGACGGTTCTTATACTATCTACTGTGAGCTATGAAAATTTTAACCGCAGATTGGTACCACCGTGGGACAGTTCAAGAAGAGCTAGCACAGCGTGGAATAGATGCCATAGAACAAGTGGTATTCTTCCAAGGAAGACCCAATAAAAGAAAATAATAacttttttaaacataaggcattacgcccagctttaaattaataaagccaccaaCGGACAGAAAATAATAACTAGGCATGCTTATTTGGCACTACTGCAGAACAGAAAAGaagtcaaaaaaagaaaaaacttaCCTTTGCTCTGGTTAAGGCAAATCATGCACATGTGGAGATCCTCAAGAAAAACTTGATGACACTTACTACTATTGTAACTGAGCATCAAAGGGATCACAGACTCCAATGATAGACTTCTAGAGATTTGCACGGCTATCTCCTTTGTGCTTAGGAATATCTGGACCTAATGTTATTTTGTGATCGAACCCGAGGTGTGGCAAAGAAGAGGTGTTTATCCACTCAACCCATCGGTATACAACTTCTTCCCCCGGCAGCTCTGCCCAAATGGTGTCAAGCATCTCACAGAGCTGAGAAACACTAGGCCCGTCCATCCATTTAGCGGTGACTGTAAAATATGGGGGCTCTTTGCTTGGATAGGACTGTGGGAGCAAGCATGTCAATATTAGAGGGGGTAGGTGCTCAAAGCTGCAAGAATAGGAGAAGTCATCCCCTTTATCCTCCTCGTGTTGTTCTATACAATCATCAGGAAATCCTCTGTCTTCTCCAACTCTATTGACTGGAGAAAACCTAGCGCACACTTCAGCGGCATTTTGCAATTCGTACCGTATGTAAATCTGGAATTaaagaaatttaaaaaaaaatcatcaaaACAAAGTTTTTATCACCCAAACAAAACACTGATGGACAGTATAAGTAACCTGAAAATGGCGGAGCGCTCCTTTGTTTTCTAGTACAGCGAGATCGTCCCCGTATATTGCCTCCAGTGCCATCATCTGTAGTGAAGATCAAATGAGGAAGCAAAAATTAGCCATGCTAGTATCGTGAAGTATCAAATTGTACAATGAAGCAACGCTGTTGGCAAACCCTGAAGCGACGCAGTTCGTAATTCCAAAAGCAACGCCATCACAACCTCAAAAAgtcattttttttccttttttttacaGTATATGCGCAACTTATAAGGAAAATTAGCTAAACTTCGTTTCTTAGAAATTGAAATACGAGAATATCCCAGTTTTACAGTAAGTAATCTAATATCCACTCTATGCAGTTTTCAGCAGAACCTTCCAAAATCACACGCAGCGTCACGACCGTACGAATTGAGAAAATGCTTTGCAACTTTTCGCTATAGCTCAGATCAAAATCATAGGTAAGATTAGTGATGAAAATTTCCGATTTGATTTTCAGCAGACCGACCTCGTCGTCCTGTCGCTGCAGGTTGTCCATTATCTCATCTGCTTCTGCCTCGTTCTCGGCGCAAAGACGGAGTCCCGCGGCAGCCGCGGCCTCCTCCAGCCTCGAGTCCGCCTCAGCCGCCGCGACCCACGGGGAGTCCAGGTGGAGCACGTCCTCCTCGGCGCAGCCATCATGCGACACCGGTCCCGCCTCTGCCTCTGCGGCGCGCGATGAGGACGAGGATGGCGCCTGGGATGACGGTTCCGCGGAGGCGTTGCGGTGGGGTTCGACCGCTCGCGAGGTCGCGGCGGCGACGGAAGCTGCTGCCATGGCGGGAGCTTGGAGCTGTCGTTGAGTCGGGGTACGTCAGTCCCTGATTCGGGGGAGCGGTGTCGATGCTGTTCGGTTTCGTCCCCCGTTGCGTTTGTGTAGGTTTTTCCTAGGGCCCTGTTTGGATATACAGTATCAATATAGTATACTTTAGGTTTGTACCGAGTTGAAAACAAATTCAGTTTGAAAAACTTTATAAAAAAACTCGTCGGAGCCAAGGCCTTGTACGAGGGGTACGAGTTTCAACGG
This region of Lolium perenne isolate Kyuss_39 chromosome 2, Kyuss_2.0, whole genome shotgun sequence genomic DNA includes:
- the LOC127336592 gene encoding subtilisin-like protease SBT1.4, producing MARPRCGAVCILLAVVFAAAAAAAEETERQSSYIVHVAHKHAPLLPGRGGLVATGAYGSFLRDHIPVHMSVPAPRVLYSYSHAATGFAARLTGRQAARLASQRSVLAVVPDATLQLHTTLTPSFLGLSASSGLLPASNGATDVVIGVMDSGVYPIDRDSFAADPSLPPLPHGKFRGSCVSAPSFNASAYCNGKLVGAKAFYEGYELQLGRLINETEESRSPLDTNGHGTHTASTAAGSAVADAALYGYAKGKAVGMAPGSRIASYKVCWKYGCMTSDVLAAFDEAIADGVDVISISLGSTGSAESFDMDSIAVGAFSAVRKGILVSASAGNSGPGESTARNVAPWLLTVGASTVNRRFAADVVLGNGDTFPGSSLYAGPPLGATKVPLIYGRTVGSKTCEAGKLNASLVAGKIVLCDPGVNFKQGDAVKLAGGVGAIFTSAKEMGEQAFGSPQILPATAVTFAAAKKIQKYISKNTSPMATIVFQGTVIGGPTPPSPRMASFSSRGPNVLAPEILKPDITAPGVEILAAWTGASSPSGLEWDTRRVQYNIVSGTSMSCPHVSGIAALLRQARPEWSPAAIKSALMTTAYNLDSTGGLIGDTSTGKASTPFGRGAGHVDPNRAVDPGLVYDAGAEDYITFLCALGYTDDQVAIFTRDGPATNCSAHAGSSVGDHNYPAFAAVFGSIKHKVITQRRVVRNVGGNTKATYNAMVTSPAGVRVTLNPRKLRFSVTKETQEYEITFTRAAGSIKEAYTFGSIVWSDGEHTVTSPITITWPSTSKIAEI